In the Larimichthys crocea isolate SSNF chromosome XXI, L_crocea_2.0, whole genome shotgun sequence genome, one interval contains:
- the LOC104921709 gene encoding peroxisomal membrane protein 11A isoform X2, which translates to MDAVVKFTNQSQGRDRVFRATQYACALSVYLLQKKSSGRKDLVAKLKSLEATMSAGRKLFRLGNTLNSIEAAKRTMQLSDRVLCLCLTVANINRALYFICDNVLWARSVGLIRDIDKEHWSLNASRCYFFSLVMNLSRDVYEIIQLMVQKARDEHFRQKMDQHLSENPEVAEVVIPQLDALLFLLLESLKSHPAVALDTLKNTCDLFIPLDRLGIYKSNAGVVGFCGLISSLIGIVTLAQPKLKIKP; encoded by the exons ATGGACGCCGTGGTTAAATTCACAAACCAAAGCCAAGGAAGGGAccgtgtgttcag GGCAACCCAGTATGCGTGTGCCCTGTCCGTATATTTACTTCAAAAGAAGAGCTCAGGAAGAAAGGACCTTGTGGCCAAACTTAAAAGTCTTGAAGCCACCATGAGCGCTGGACGAAAAT TGTTCAGGCTGGGAAACACATTAAATTCCATTGAGGCTGCTAAGCGAACCATGCAACTCTCTGACCGAGTGCTGTGCCTGTGCCTTACTGTGGCCAACATCAACCGCGCCCTCTACTTTATCTGTGACAATGTACTTTGGGCCAGAAGCGTCGGTCTTATCCGCGATATTGACAAGGAACACTGGAGCCTAAATGCCTCACGCTGCTACTTCTTCTCGCTAGTAATGAATCTGAGCAGAGATGTTTATGAAATCATCCAATTAATGGTGCAGAAAGCAAGAGATGAGCACTTTAGACAGAAAATGGATCAGCATCTCAGTGAGAATCCTGAAGTAGCTGAAGTTGTCATTCCTCAGTTGGATGCTTTACTCTTCCTGCTGCTCGAGAGCCTAAAATCACACCCGGCTGTCGCCTTAGACACACTGAAAAATACCTGTGATCTCTTCATTCCTTTAGACAGGTTGGGTATATACAAATCAAATGCAGGAGTGGTGGGATTTTGTGGCCTGATATCCTCACTGATTGGGATTGTAACCCTTGCACAACCCAAGTTAAAAATCAAACCGTGA